A part of Flavobacteriaceae bacterium GSB9 genomic DNA contains:
- the hflX gene encoding GTPase HflX encodes MGLEKAVLIGIVTKEQDEDKLKEYLDELEFLTYTAGGDAIKRFTQKMDMPNPKTFIGSGKMEEVRQFIKENDIDTAIFDDELSAAQERNISKILNVKVLDRTNLILDIFAQRAQTSYARTQVELAQCEYLLPRLRGMWTHLERQKGGIGMRGPGETEIETDRRIVRDKIALLKKRIETIDKQMAVQRGNRGKMVRVALVGYTNVGKSTLMNTISKSEVFAENKLFATLDTTVRKVVIQNLPFLLSDTVGFIRKLPTQLVESFKSTLDEVREADLLLHVVDISHPNFEEHIDSVNKILGEIDSSDKPIIMVFNKIDAYEPEPYEEEDLETERTERHYTLAEWKKTWMNKIGDNALFISALNKQNLEDFKKRVYDEVRQIHVTRFPYNHFLYPDYEEES; translated from the coding sequence ATGGGTTTAGAAAAGGCGGTTTTAATAGGAATTGTAACCAAAGAACAGGACGAAGACAAATTAAAAGAGTATTTGGATGAGCTGGAGTTTTTAACATACACAGCTGGTGGTGATGCCATTAAGCGGTTTACGCAAAAAATGGATATGCCCAACCCTAAAACCTTTATCGGCTCTGGTAAAATGGAGGAGGTTCGTCAATTTATAAAAGAAAACGATATCGACACCGCTATTTTTGATGATGAACTATCGGCAGCACAAGAACGTAATATCAGTAAAATACTGAACGTAAAAGTGTTGGACAGAACGAACTTGATATTGGATATTTTTGCCCAACGCGCACAAACCAGTTATGCCCGTACCCAAGTAGAATTGGCGCAATGCGAATATTTATTGCCTAGACTTCGAGGTATGTGGACCCACCTTGAACGCCAAAAAGGGGGTATTGGTATGCGTGGTCCTGGGGAAACCGAAATAGAAACTGACAGACGTATTGTGCGTGACAAAATAGCCCTGCTTAAAAAACGTATTGAAACCATCGACAAACAAATGGCGGTACAGCGCGGTAACCGAGGTAAAATGGTACGTGTAGCGCTTGTAGGATATACTAATGTGGGAAAATCGACTTTGATGAATACAATTAGTAAAAGTGAGGTGTTTGCCGAAAACAAACTGTTCGCTACCTTAGATACTACGGTGCGCAAAGTGGTGATTCAAAATTTACCCTTTTTGTTGAGTGATACGGTTGGCTTCATTAGAAAGTTGCCCACGCAATTGGTAGAGAGTTTTAAAAGTACGCTCGATGAAGTGCGCGAAGCCGATTTGTTATTACATGTCGTTGATATTTCGCATCCTAATTTTGAAGAGCATATTGATTCTGTGAACAAAATTTTGGGTGAAATTGATAGTAGCGACAAACCTATCATTATGGTGTTTAATAAAATTGATGCCTATGAACCTGAGCCTTATGAGGAAGAAGATTTAGAAACCGAACGCACCGAAAGGCATTATACTCTCGCTGAATGGAAAAAAACCTGGATGAATAAAATAGGAGATAATGCTTTGTTCATTTCGGCGTTAAATAAGCAGAATTTAGAGGACTTCAAAAAACGGGTTTATGATGAAGTAAGGCAAATTCATGTAACACGCTTTCCGTACAATCACTTTTTGTACCCCGATTATGAGGAGGAAAGCTAG
- a CDS encoding transglycosylase domain-containing protein, with translation MNRFSNLFKNKWIKWSLILAVAVVAFFVILYFSIYWGAFGKLPTKEALSSIKQEEATQVLDKNGKLIGKYFVYDRQPAEFSDFPKHLIEALIATEDVRFYEHDGVDNVSLGRVFVKSILLRDKSAGGGSTITLQLAKNLFGRKDYMLFSMLINKFKEAIIAKRIEDIYSKNDILTLYFNTVPFSDNTYGIESASQKFFNKTTSELTVSEAATLIGTLKANHYFNPRLNVDRSQDRRNVVLNQMYKYDYISKDSLETFQNETLELNYRSFNHDLGVAPYFREQVKKEMSAILDSIKKPNGDAYDLYKDGLKVYTTLDYNMQVLAEEAMKEHLSKLQADFEASYGSNAPWKTNKALVNAAMKNLPIWKTSKEKGFSEESIQDSLAKKRPVELFGWAGDTIQNISVKDSLQHYLKFLNTGMVSIEPSTGAVRTYIGGIDYRFFKYDHVSQSERQVGSTFKPFVYTAAIDDGMKPCTYFSLAEVTYTNYDDWTPSNSGGEDEDPHINYTLEKALSQSVNTIAVKVLDKVGIAKVHEQVKKLGIDKELPNEPSLALGVAEINLKNLTGAYASYVNHSKPVKPYSISRIEDKHGKVIAEFKPKDNQAEAFSNYTREVMLEIMKATVNSGTAVRLRSTYGLKNDIAGKTGTTQNNKDGWFVGITPKLVTVTWVGNDNHSIGFKTTGLGQGANSALPVFAKFYQKLNADIQFNGITNAQFELPANEVLEDLDCEPEKRDGFFKRLFGRKKKVRKFK, from the coding sequence ATGAACAGATTTTCAAACCTATTCAAAAACAAATGGATAAAATGGAGTCTCATTTTAGCAGTTGCGGTAGTTGCTTTTTTTGTCATTTTGTATTTCAGTATTTATTGGGGCGCTTTTGGGAAGTTGCCCACTAAAGAAGCGCTGAGTTCTATTAAGCAGGAAGAAGCCACCCAGGTATTGGATAAAAATGGGAAACTGATTGGCAAATATTTTGTTTACGACAGGCAGCCTGCCGAGTTCAGCGATTTTCCCAAGCACTTGATTGAGGCACTTATAGCCACTGAAGATGTTCGGTTTTACGAGCACGACGGGGTCGATAACGTGAGTTTGGGTCGTGTGTTTGTAAAAAGTATTTTGTTGCGCGATAAATCGGCCGGCGGCGGAAGTACCATAACACTTCAACTTGCTAAAAACCTTTTCGGGCGGAAAGATTATATGTTGTTTAGTATGCTTATCAATAAATTTAAGGAAGCCATTATCGCCAAACGTATTGAAGACATTTATTCCAAAAACGATATTTTAACCCTCTATTTTAACACGGTACCATTTTCTGATAATACCTACGGCATTGAAAGCGCTTCGCAAAAATTTTTTAATAAAACGACGTCGGAATTAACGGTTTCCGAAGCCGCTACGTTGATTGGTACGCTAAAAGCCAATCATTATTTTAATCCGCGGTTGAATGTGGATCGTAGTCAAGACCGTCGTAACGTGGTGCTCAACCAAATGTATAAATACGATTATATATCCAAAGATTCATTGGAAACTTTTCAAAATGAAACCTTGGAATTGAATTATCGCTCGTTCAACCATGATTTGGGCGTGGCGCCCTATTTTCGAGAACAGGTAAAAAAAGAAATGTCTGCTATTTTAGATTCCATAAAGAAACCCAATGGCGATGCTTACGATTTATACAAAGACGGATTGAAGGTCTATACCACCTTAGATTATAACATGCAGGTTTTGGCCGAAGAGGCCATGAAAGAACATCTATCGAAATTACAGGCTGATTTTGAAGCCTCCTATGGCAGTAACGCTCCCTGGAAAACCAATAAAGCGCTTGTCAATGCCGCAATGAAAAACTTGCCGATTTGGAAAACTTCAAAAGAAAAAGGATTTTCAGAAGAAAGCATACAAGATTCACTGGCTAAAAAACGCCCTGTAGAGTTGTTTGGTTGGGCAGGTGATACCATCCAAAATATATCGGTAAAAGACAGTTTACAGCATTACCTTAAATTTTTAAATACTGGTATGGTGAGTATTGAGCCCAGCACGGGGGCGGTTCGCACTTATATTGGCGGTATTGATTACCGTTTTTTTAAGTACGATCACGTGTCGCAAAGCGAACGGCAAGTCGGTTCTACATTCAAACCCTTTGTTTATACCGCCGCGATAGATGACGGTATGAAACCATGCACCTATTTTTCGTTGGCTGAGGTCACTTACACCAATTACGACGATTGGACGCCTAGCAATTCGGGTGGTGAAGACGAAGACCCACACATCAATTACACTTTGGAAAAAGCTCTGAGCCAATCGGTCAACACTATTGCCGTAAAGGTTTTGGACAAAGTTGGCATCGCCAAAGTTCACGAGCAGGTAAAAAAACTGGGCATAGACAAGGAATTACCCAACGAGCCCTCATTGGCTTTAGGTGTTGCCGAAATCAACCTTAAAAACTTAACAGGTGCCTATGCCAGTTATGTCAACCATTCTAAACCTGTTAAGCCTTATAGCATTAGCAGAATTGAAGACAAACATGGTAAAGTGATTGCTGAATTCAAACCAAAAGACAACCAAGCCGAAGCCTTTAGTAATTACACCCGCGAAGTGATGCTAGAAATTATGAAAGCCACCGTAAACAGCGGTACGGCGGTACGTTTGCGAAGCACTTACGGCTTAAAAAACGATATCGCCGGAAAAACGGGCACCACACAAAACAATAAAGATGGCTGGTTTGTGGGCATTACCCCTAAATTAGTTACCGTGACCTGGGTGGGCAATGATAACCACAGCATAGGTTTTAAAACCACCGGACTCGGGCAGGGCGCCAACTCGGCATTGCCTGTTTTTGCTAAGTTTTACCAAAAACTGAATGCCGATATTCAATTTAATGGGATTACGAATGCACAATTTGAACTCCCCGCAAACGAGGTGTTAGAGGATTTAGACTGCGAACCCGAAAAGCGTGATGGCTTTTTTAAACGCTTGTTTGGGCGGAAGAAGAAGGTGCGGAAGTTTAAATAA
- a CDS encoding Rrf2 family transcriptional regulator: protein MNNTRFATVLHILTLLANNKGEWLNSEWIAGSININSVVVRKEISNLSEAGLVKSRRGKSGGAMLAKSSSDITLDSVYLVVKNSEVLGKRNIKTNPKCPIGKVINQKLDNLFSSIDESVVKELKSKTLENFVSEFR from the coding sequence ATGAACAATACAAGATTTGCCACAGTACTCCATATTCTAACTCTTCTTGCAAATAATAAAGGTGAATGGTTGAACTCTGAGTGGATTGCGGGAAGTATTAATATTAATTCAGTGGTAGTCCGTAAAGAAATTAGCAATTTAAGTGAAGCGGGTTTAGTAAAGAGTAGACGAGGTAAGTCGGGAGGGGCTATGCTAGCTAAAAGCAGTTCAGATATTACTTTGGATTCTGTATACTTGGTGGTTAAAAATTCCGAAGTATTGGGCAAAAGAAATATAAAAACTAATCCTAAATGCCCAATAGGTAAAGTAATCAACCAAAAATTAGACAACTTATTTTCAAGTATTGATGAATCTGTAGTTAAGGAGTTGAAAAGTAAAACACTTGAAAATTTTGTATCTGAATTTCGTTGA
- a CDS encoding SDR family oxidoreductase — protein MKIGITGATGQLGTLVLEQLKKKTDLSNLVALVRSPEKVEGIEARAFDYEKANDLPGALKGIDTLLLISGNEIGKRASQHKNVIEAAKKADVQWIVYTSLLRADTSTISLAGEHLTTEKLLKDSGIPYTLLRNGWYSENYTGSVAGAVEAGAFIGSAEQGKISSASRKDFAEAAAVVLTDEKHKGETYELAGDEAYTLTELANEISKQTGKKIPYQNLPEEAYSKALKGYGVPDIFAEGIASWDISASKGDLYDDSKTLSKLIGRGTTPISESVKDVLS, from the coding sequence ATGAAAATAGGAATTACCGGAGCAACCGGGCAACTAGGAACTCTAGTCTTGGAGCAGTTAAAGAAAAAAACGGATTTATCTAACTTAGTAGCATTAGTTCGTTCTCCTGAAAAGGTAGAAGGGATAGAGGCAAGGGCTTTTGACTACGAAAAGGCTAATGACTTACCTGGTGCTTTAAAGGGAATCGATACACTACTGTTAATTTCAGGAAATGAAATTGGAAAAAGAGCCAGTCAGCATAAAAATGTGATTGAAGCAGCAAAAAAGGCTGATGTTCAATGGATAGTTTATACAAGTTTGCTAAGGGCTGATACATCTACTATAAGTCTTGCAGGAGAGCACCTAACTACAGAAAAATTATTAAAAGACTCAGGTATTCCATATACACTTTTGAGAAATGGATGGTATTCAGAAAACTATACGGGTTCTGTTGCGGGAGCTGTGGAGGCAGGAGCATTTATTGGCAGTGCGGAACAAGGAAAAATATCATCAGCAAGTAGAAAAGACTTTGCAGAGGCTGCAGCCGTAGTGCTGACTGACGAAAAACATAAAGGCGAAACATATGAACTTGCAGGTGATGAGGCCTATACACTTACAGAATTGGCGAATGAAATTTCCAAACAGACAGGTAAAAAAATTCCTTATCAAAATTTACCTGAAGAAGCGTACAGCAAAGCCCTAAAAGGGTATGGAGTGCCTGATATTTTTGCTGAAGGAATTGCAAGTTGGGATATTAGTGCGTCTAAGGGAGATTTGTATGATGATAGCAAAACACTATCAAAACTAATTGGACGTGGTACAACTCCAATTTCTGAATCGGTTAAAGATGTATTGAGTTAA
- a CDS encoding DUF3078 domain-containing protein, with amino-acid sequence MKRTLLALTFFIGIISINAQTKEELQAQKAAKQAEADAAQKEANAIQKKIDALPGWRTGAFGTIGGSLSSFNNWYAQGTPNNVSGNIGLTLNAYANLIEDKFFWRNSLTTNLNWVKLDDKDNPNDDDSFNPTTDVFNLSSLYGRNLTKTLAASGLMEYRTTLLDNFNDPGYLDLGIGATWTPIENLIVVIHPLNYNIVFADNDAVFNSSLGTKIVADYTRQIGAVNFKTNFSTFQSYESSDLSNFTWTNSFSYTLWKMIGVGFDFGLRGNKQEALKYALGQYDPDAVPAQTEPTFDNVDNKLQTYYTVGVSYKF; translated from the coding sequence ATGAAAAGAACGTTATTAGCACTTACTTTCTTTATCGGAATTATTTCGATAAACGCTCAAACAAAAGAAGAATTACAGGCCCAAAAAGCCGCAAAACAGGCTGAGGCCGATGCTGCCCAAAAAGAGGCCAACGCCATTCAGAAAAAAATAGATGCCCTTCCCGGATGGAGAACAGGCGCTTTTGGCACCATTGGTGGTAGCTTATCTAGCTTTAACAACTGGTATGCCCAAGGCACGCCAAACAACGTTTCTGGTAACATTGGTCTTACCTTGAATGCTTATGCCAATTTAATAGAAGATAAATTTTTCTGGAGAAACTCATTAACCACCAATTTAAATTGGGTAAAGTTGGATGATAAAGACAATCCCAATGACGATGATAGTTTTAACCCTACTACTGATGTGTTTAACCTATCGTCACTTTATGGTAGAAACCTTACCAAAACATTAGCGGCTTCTGGTTTAATGGAATACCGTACCACCCTTTTGGATAACTTTAACGACCCTGGCTACTTAGACCTTGGTATTGGTGCCACTTGGACGCCCATTGAAAACCTTATCGTGGTTATCCACCCTTTAAACTACAACATAGTATTTGCCGATAACGATGCCGTTTTCAATTCGTCGTTGGGTACTAAAATTGTGGCCGATTATACGCGACAAATTGGTGCCGTTAACTTTAAAACCAATTTCTCGACCTTCCAAAGCTATGAATCGAGCGACCTATCAAACTTTACGTGGACCAACTCGTTTAGCTATACCCTTTGGAAAATGATTGGTGTTGGTTTCGATTTTGGCTTGCGTGGCAACAAGCAAGAAGCTTTAAAATACGCTTTGGGCCAGTATGACCCCGATGCCGTACCCGCTCAAACCGAGCCAACCTTCGATAACGTAGATAATAAATTACAAACCTATTATACCGTAGGTGTTTCGTATAAGTTCTAA
- a CDS encoding DUF2480 family protein, which yields MADDIINRVANSKLVTVNLEDYYPKGERVLFDIKDWLFEGFVLREKDFRNQVSEHDWSKYQNSFVALTCSSDAIIPGWAFMLISMHLEPYANKVVIGDLELLETSIYQDVINNLDVTEFQDKPLIIKGCSKKPVPENAYIMLAIKLKPVAKSIMYGEACSSVPLYKKK from the coding sequence ATGGCAGACGACATTATCAATCGCGTAGCAAACAGTAAATTGGTTACTGTAAACCTTGAGGATTATTACCCAAAGGGGGAACGTGTGCTTTTCGATATAAAAGATTGGCTTTTTGAAGGCTTCGTTTTGCGCGAAAAAGACTTTAGAAATCAGGTTAGTGAACACGACTGGTCGAAGTATCAAAACAGTTTTGTGGCACTAACCTGCAGTTCGGATGCCATCATTCCGGGTTGGGCGTTTATGCTCATCAGTATGCATTTGGAGCCTTATGCCAACAAAGTCGTAATAGGAGACCTTGAACTCTTAGAAACATCTATTTATCAAGATGTTATCAATAATCTAGATGTTACTGAGTTTCAAGACAAACCGCTTATTATAAAAGGCTGTTCTAAAAAACCCGTACCCGAAAATGCCTATATCATGCTGGCCATCAAACTAAAACCCGTAGCAAAATCCATTATGTACGGTGAGGCCTGCTCTTCGGTGCCGCTCTACAAAAAGAAGTAA
- a CDS encoding cupin domain-containing protein, which yields MSKEVIKSSEGFEALTPNLNRKVVHLDDLMVTVIDFTNGPMEQPDPPHNHPHEQITYVASGSLKLFVEDREYLLNEGDVFKIASNLNHSVQTLTENVRLIDSFNPIREDFL from the coding sequence ATGTCTAAAGAAGTAATAAAAAGCAGTGAAGGTTTTGAAGCCTTAACCCCTAACTTAAACCGTAAAGTGGTTCATTTAGATGATTTAATGGTTACGGTAATCGATTTTACCAACGGCCCTATGGAACAACCTGATCCTCCACATAATCATCCTCATGAACAAATTACTTACGTAGCAAGTGGATCGTTAAAACTATTTGTAGAAGACCGCGAGTACCTTTTAAACGAAGGTGACGTATTCAAGATTGCATCCAACCTTAACCATTCGGTTCAAACCTTAACAGAAAACGTTCGATTGATTGATAGCTTCAACCCTATTCGCGAAGATTTTCTATAA
- a CDS encoding SUF system Fe-S cluster assembly protein, protein MSETTIDTAELGEKIVNVLKTIYDPEIPVDIYELGLIYDVFVNEDNDVKILMTLTTPNCPVAETLPLEVEEKVKSLDAVNNAEVEITFDPPWTQELMSEEAKLELGML, encoded by the coding sequence ATGAGTGAAACAACCATAGACACCGCAGAGTTAGGAGAAAAAATCGTGAATGTTTTAAAAACCATTTACGACCCCGAAATTCCCGTTGATATTTACGAATTGGGATTGATTTACGACGTATTTGTTAATGAAGATAACGATGTAAAAATCCTGATGACCCTAACCACACCCAATTGCCCAGTGGCCGAAACCTTGCCTTTGGAAGTTGAAGAAAAAGTAAAATCTTTGGATGCCGTAAATAATGCCGAGGTAGAGATTACTTTCGACCCGCCATGGACCCAAGAACTTATGAGCGAGGAGGCTAAACTTGAATTAGGAATGCTTTGA
- a CDS encoding SufE family protein — protein sequence MSIEDIQNEIIDEFSMFEDWEERYQYMIDLGKELPLIDDQYKTDNNIIKGCQSKVWVHAEMKDDKVEFTADSDAIITKGIIAILIRVFSNQRPKDIIDADTDFIDKIGLKEHLSPTRANGLVSMVKQLKMYAIAYQTQLK from the coding sequence GTGAGTATTGAAGATATCCAAAACGAAATAATCGACGAGTTTTCCATGTTTGAAGATTGGGAAGAACGTTATCAATATATGATAGATTTAGGGAAAGAATTACCCCTTATTGACGACCAATACAAAACGGACAACAATATTATAAAAGGCTGCCAAAGTAAAGTTTGGGTACACGCCGAAATGAAAGACGATAAAGTAGAATTTACCGCCGATAGTGATGCCATTATCACCAAAGGTATTATTGCTATTTTAATCCGTGTTTTTTCAAATCAGCGCCCAAAGGATATTATTGATGCCGATACCGATTTTATCGATAAAATTGGTTTAAAGGAACATTTATCACCAACGCGCGCCAACGGACTGGTAAGCATGGTGAAACAATTAAAAATGTATGCTATTGCATACCAAACGCAATTGAAATAG
- a CDS encoding zinc metalloprotease: protein MKTLFLRITAVLLLFTACNSNDVDITQEQEIDMSDFFVYTDSNDNLSAKSTNSKGNYNPCSTMDVLNRQLRENPSLEQKMYAIEYHTRKFLVTKGRPKNPGGGGSGSTSETDIDVLAIPDDLNTINIPVYVHIVLPNPDDVTDGQVQSQIDVLNADFNNTNANLLPSGAVNFVNDATITDISFTLTETFRHEDSKSSWGTNDAIKATYPPITPETHLNIWVCNIGRGILGYAQFPGGDPATDGIVLLYSSLPDGSAAPYNLGRTATHEIGHYLNLRHIWGDGRCRQDDFVEDTPSSDGPNYGCPNYPTVNCKSTDMTMNYMDYTDDACMYMFTDGQRNRMRAIFASGGPRAGMVSN, encoded by the coding sequence ATGAAAACCCTTTTTTTAAGAATAACTGCTGTTCTATTGTTGTTTACAGCATGTAATAGCAATGATGTGGATATTACTCAAGAACAAGAAATTGATATGAGTGATTTTTTTGTTTATACGGATTCCAATGATAATTTAAGCGCTAAATCCACCAATTCCAAAGGAAATTATAACCCATGTTCTACTATGGATGTTTTAAACAGACAGTTAAGGGAAAACCCAAGTTTGGAACAAAAAATGTATGCCATAGAATACCACACAAGAAAATTCCTTGTTACCAAGGGTAGGCCAAAAAATCCTGGCGGTGGTGGTAGCGGAAGCACCAGTGAAACAGATATTGATGTGCTAGCGATTCCTGATGATTTAAATACAATTAATATTCCTGTTTATGTACATATTGTGTTACCTAATCCAGACGATGTAACCGATGGTCAAGTACAGTCGCAAATAGATGTTTTAAATGCTGATTTTAACAATACCAATGCAAACCTACTTCCTTCTGGAGCAGTAAACTTTGTAAATGATGCTACTATTACCGATATCAGCTTTACTTTAACAGAAACCTTTAGACATGAAGACTCTAAATCTTCTTGGGGAACAAATGATGCTATAAAAGCTACCTATCCTCCAATAACTCCAGAAACTCATCTTAATATTTGGGTATGTAACATTGGTCGCGGTATTTTGGGATATGCGCAGTTCCCAGGTGGAGATCCAGCAACAGACGGTATTGTTTTATTATACTCAAGCCTACCCGATGGATCAGCGGCTCCCTATAATTTAGGAAGAACAGCAACTCACGAGATTGGCCACTATTTAAACTTACGACATATTTGGGGTGATGGTAGATGTAGACAAGATGATTTTGTAGAAGACACACCTTCATCAGACGGCCCAAATTATGGTTGCCCAAATTATCCAACGGTAAACTGTAAATCTACAGACATGACCATGAATTACATGGATTATACAGATGATGCATGTATGTACATGTTTACAGATGGACAAAGAAACAGAATGCGTGCTATTTTTGCTTCTGGAGGTCCTAGAGCAGGAATGGTAAGTAATTAA
- a CDS encoding cysteine desulfurase — protein MFNVQDIRKDFPILSRQVNGKPLVYFDNAATSQTPQQVIDAIVDYYSNYNANIHRGVHTLSQEATDLYEQSREKIRTHFNAQFAHEIIFTSGTTHGINLVANGFSSLLKKGDDIIVSALEHHSNIVPWQMLCERTGATLKVIPMNEEGELLMDEFDKLLSKNTKLVFVNHISNALGTINPIEYIIDKAHKFSAAVLIDGAQSCPHLKPDVQKLDVDFYVASAHKMCGPTGVGMLYGKEEWLKKLPPYQGGGEMIAEVTFEKTTYAELPHKFEAGTPNIAGGIVFGAAIDYMNNIGFNAIANHEHELLEYATEKLLAVEGLKIYGTSKHKTSVISFNLEGIHPYDVGTILDKMGIAVRTGHHCAQPIMDFYKIPGTIRASFAFYNTKDEIDALVEGVKKAKMMLS, from the coding sequence ATGTTCAATGTACAAGACATCCGAAAAGATTTCCCGATACTTTCACGACAAGTAAACGGGAAACCTTTGGTTTATTTTGATAATGCTGCCACATCGCAAACCCCGCAACAGGTTATCGATGCTATTGTAGATTATTATTCAAACTACAACGCCAATATTCACCGTGGTGTGCACACATTGAGCCAAGAAGCGACCGACCTTTACGAGCAATCGCGCGAAAAAATAAGAACCCATTTTAACGCCCAATTTGCCCACGAGATTATTTTCACTTCCGGCACTACCCACGGTATTAATTTGGTGGCCAATGGCTTTTCATCACTTCTAAAAAAAGGCGACGACATTATCGTTTCTGCCTTAGAGCATCACAGCAATATTGTGCCTTGGCAAATGCTCTGTGAACGAACTGGAGCCACTTTAAAGGTTATCCCTATGAATGAGGAAGGAGAATTGTTAATGGATGAGTTCGACAAACTCCTTTCCAAAAATACCAAACTTGTTTTCGTTAATCATATTTCCAATGCTTTGGGAACCATCAACCCCATTGAATATATCATTGATAAAGCGCATAAATTTAGTGCAGCTGTTTTAATTGATGGCGCACAATCATGTCCACATTTAAAACCCGATGTACAAAAACTGGATGTTGATTTTTATGTGGCTTCAGCACACAAAATGTGTGGCCCAACGGGCGTTGGTATGCTTTACGGAAAAGAAGAATGGCTTAAAAAACTACCTCCCTACCAAGGTGGTGGCGAAATGATTGCCGAAGTGACTTTCGAAAAAACCACCTACGCCGAATTGCCCCATAAATTTGAGGCCGGTACGCCAAACATTGCAGGTGGTATTGTTTTTGGCGCAGCCATAGATTATATGAACAACATAGGTTTTAATGCTATTGCCAATCACGAGCATGAGCTACTTGAATATGCCACCGAAAAACTCTTGGCCGTTGAAGGCTTAAAAATCTACGGCACATCAAAACACAAAACATCGGTAATTTCATTTAATTTGGAAGGTATCCACCCCTATGATGTAGGAACTATTCTAGACAAAATGGGCATTGCCGTTCGTACTGGTCACCACTGTGCCCAACCCATCATGGATTTTTATAAAATCCCGGGCACAATACGTGCCTCATTCGCATTTTACAACACCAAGGATGAGATTGATGCTTTGGTAGAGGGCGTTAAAAAGGCTAAAATGATGCTTTCATAA